In the genome of Flavivirga spongiicola, one region contains:
- a CDS encoding M48 family metalloprotease — protein MQNRMYLLAIGICVVIISWSIVKSKAQVEMPEKLTNQETLMNLYTKKILPLFSEYDSIKFPSHYVIDKNDNTINAGAASGYIEVSQGLVDAPIDTIRIFVMAHELAHMATLAQASLFNLGNEIPNGKLTNIYKKAELLADLIAFYKITVHLPKMARLMKQDFNVLKILFGNETFTHPSGKRRIEQLLIFAEKTKTMSNVDAFKVSFTDIWEME, from the coding sequence ATGCAGAATAGGATGTATTTATTAGCCATTGGTATTTGCGTTGTTATTATTTCTTGGTCTATTGTAAAGTCTAAAGCTCAAGTAGAAATGCCCGAAAAACTAACCAACCAAGAAACATTAATGAATTTGTATACTAAAAAGATATTGCCTCTTTTTTCAGAATATGATAGCATTAAATTTCCTTCGCATTATGTTATCGATAAAAATGATAATACTATAAATGCAGGAGCGGCTTCTGGTTATATAGAAGTTAGTCAAGGTTTAGTAGACGCACCTATTGATACAATACGTATCTTTGTTATGGCCCACGAACTTGCTCATATGGCTACACTTGCTCAGGCTTCTTTGTTTAATTTAGGTAATGAAATCCCTAATGGAAAGCTAACTAATATTTATAAAAAAGCTGAATTGTTAGCAGATTTAATTGCATTCTATAAAATTACTGTACATCTCCCCAAAATGGCGCGTCTAATGAAGCAAGATTTTAATGTTCTTAAAATCCTGTTCGGAAATGAAACCTTTACACATCCATCTGGCAAACGTAGAATAGAACAGCTCCTAATTTTTGCAGAAAAAACAAAAACAATGTCTAATGTCGATGCTTTTAAGGTATCCTTTACTGATATTTGGGAAATGGAATAA
- a CDS encoding DUF5018 domain-containing protein — MKKIYSIFIAVVSLTAIVACSSDDSVTLSALNSIESFTINFEGIPDEEIIYDLGNDIIVSVPFGTSLDALVAAITVSEGATITPSPAEAINYINGEAVTFVVTAEDGTSTKTYTVTINLRGEVGSGSRIKSLTYNDSTAPSPDNRVVEYTYNDANFIVESVDIEDSYGTIIYEKISYTYNDLNQVIEQSIDNDQDVDGDDERVVFTYEDGIIVSSETFTKEDDFAVAISSTTYQYNDLGRIEAKTTSVPGEADNVVTNTYDANGNMLKNDTGIEYSTTIATAFDDKNNPFAHVYPAAFGKIIQTVERGGPNNPSTYESPAYDDNKKSYTYNTDNYPLTIDYSYFGFIFVTQTIVYN; from the coding sequence ATGAAAAAAATCTATTCAATTTTTATAGCTGTTGTATCTCTAACCGCAATAGTTGCATGTTCAAGTGATGATAGTGTAACTTTATCCGCTTTAAATAGTATCGAGTCTTTTACAATCAACTTTGAAGGCATTCCTGACGAAGAGATAATCTATGATCTAGGTAATGATATTATAGTAAGTGTCCCTTTTGGAACCAGCTTAGATGCATTAGTAGCAGCAATTACGGTGAGTGAAGGCGCTACTATAACACCAAGTCCTGCAGAAGCTATAAATTACATTAATGGTGAGGCTGTAACTTTTGTAGTTACCGCAGAAGATGGAACATCAACTAAAACCTATACTGTTACTATTAATTTGCGAGGAGAAGTAGGTAGTGGTAGCCGAATAAAATCACTAACTTATAATGATAGTACAGCTCCGTCACCCGATAATAGAGTTGTAGAATACACCTATAACGACGCTAATTTTATCGTAGAAAGTGTCGATATAGAAGATTCCTATGGAACTATTATTTATGAAAAAATTAGCTATACGTATAACGATTTAAACCAAGTAATAGAGCAAAGCATCGATAACGACCAAGATGTAGATGGCGACGATGAAAGAGTTGTATTCACTTATGAGGATGGCATAATAGTGTCTTCAGAAACTTTTACAAAAGAAGATGATTTCGCCGTAGCGATAAGCAGTACTACATACCAATACAACGATCTAGGTAGAATTGAAGCAAAAACTACTTCTGTGCCAGGCGAAGCCGATAATGTTGTAACCAATACTTACGATGCCAACGGGAATATGCTAAAAAATGATACAGGCATAGAATATAGTACAACCATAGCAACAGCTTTCGACGATAAAAACAATCCTTTTGCTCATGTTTATCCTGCTGCTTTTGGTAAGATTATACAAACAGTAGAAAGAGGAGGTCCTAATAATCCTTCTACATACGAATCTCCAGCATACGATGACAATAAAAAAAGCTACACATATAATACAGACAACTATCCACTAACCATAGATTATTCTTATTTTGGATTCATTTTTGTAACTCAAACTATAGTATATAACTAA